Sequence from the Dehalococcoidia bacterium genome:
GACGGCTTGACGCTGCGCTCCTCTGGTTGACGGATACTCAATTATTGACCCATCATCCCTTGAGTAATGCCGAAGGCTAAGACGGGCCTGACGACATCGGAGTACGTCGTCCTGGGGCTGCTGCAGGGCAGGGCCGCCTACGGCTACGAGCTCCAGCGCCACCTCTCGGGCGGTGCCGGCTTGGCGCGCGCCTGCCCCATCGAACCGGCGATGGTGTACGCGGTCCTGAAGTCGCTCTCCGGCCTGGAGCTTATCGACGGTCACTGGGACACGAGCCAGTACCCGCCCAGGGCTGTCTATACGGCCACGCCGGAGGGTGAGGCCGCCTTCGAGCGCTGGCTGCGGCATCCCGTGGGCAGGATGCGGGAGGTGCGCTCGGACTTCCTGGCGAAGCTGTACTTTGCCCTGGAGCGCGACGCAGCCCTGGCCCGCGAGCTTGCCCAGGCGCAGGTCGCGGCCTGCGAGGAGTATGAGCGACGCCTGCGAGATGAGCTCGGAGGCGTCGAAGAGGGCTCCTTCGACGCCATCGTCCTCAAGTCGAAACTCACCGCGGCGCTGAGCACGCGAGAGTGGATAGAAGAGTGGCTGCGCGAGTCGCGATCGTCGCGCTGACCATGGCGGCGCTCGCCGGCCTCGTCGCCTGCGGCGGCGGCCGTGACGCCGGCAACGGGAGCATCCTGGTAGTCGCAGCCGCGGACCTCCGCTTCGCCTTCGACGAAATCGAGAAGGCGTTCGAAGGTGAATGCCGCTGCCGGGTCGAGATCACGTTCGGTTCCTCCGGGGCCTTCGCGGCCCAGATCGAGCAGGGCCTGCCTGCGGACGTGTTCTTCTCTGCTGACACGGGCTACGTCGCATCTCTGGAGTCCAAGGGTCTGATCCTCGAGGGTTCAGCGCGGACCTACGCCTCGGGCCGCATCGTGCTGGCAAAGAACCGCCGAGTCGAGGGGAAGCTCGAGACGCCGGGGGACCTCCTGTCCCCGGCCTTCCGGCGCATCGCCATCGCCAATCCGGCGCACGCCCCCTACGGCAGCGCGGCCAGGGAAGTGCTCGCCAACGCGGCTCTGTGGGACCTCCTCCAGCCGAGGCTGGTACTGGGCGAGAGCGCCTTCCAGTCGGCCCAGTTCATCGAGGCAGGGGACGCCCAGGCCGGGATCATCCCACTGTCGCTGGCTATCGGGCTCCGCGACAGGCTCGACTACGTGCTCATCGAGCGCTCGCAGCACACCCCCCTGCGTCAGGTGGCGGGCGTCATCCGTCGCAGCCGCAGTCCCGGCCTTGCGCGCAGCTTCGTCGACTTTGTTTGCGGGCCTCGAGGGCGGGAAATTCTCGCCAGGTACGGTTTCGAGGCTGCAGAGGACTAGGGCCATGGACCCCGGGGCGATCGACCTCTCCGACCTCCGCCTGACCCTGCAGGTGTCCTTCGGCGCCACGCTGCTGTGCGTTGCTATCGGCCTGCCTATCGCCTGGCTGCTGGCCAGGCACGAGTTCAGGGGCAAGGCCATAGTCGAGGCCCTCACCACGCTGCCCCTCGTCCTGCCGCCCACTGTCGTCGGCTTCTACCTGCTCCGGGCTGCGGGCAGGTCCAGTCCTGTCGGACGCTTCCTCGAAGACGAGATCGGCGTGCGCCTGGTGTTCACCTGGGAGGGGGCGGCCATCGCCGCGGCCGTGCTGTCTGCGCCGCTCCTGATCCGTTCGGCGCAGGCAGGCTTCGCAGAGGTCGACCCCGAGCTCGAGCGCGTAGCGGCGACGCTGGGGCGCACGCCCCTCGGCGTGTTCTTCACGATTACGCTGCCCCTCGCCATCAGGGGAGTGGCCGCGGGGGTCGGCCTGGCCTTCGCGCGCGCGGCGGGGGAGTTCGGGGCGACGGTCATGGTCGCCGGCAACATCCCGGGACGGACCAGGACCATGTCCGTGGCGGTCTACGACGCCGTCCAGGCCGGGGACTTCGAGCGCGCCAACGCGACGGCGCTGGTCCTCATCCTCATGTCCGTGGCCAGCCTGGCGGTCTTCAGTTGGCTCACATTTCTGGTGCGGCGGGCATGAACGGCGAGGCG
This genomic interval carries:
- a CDS encoding helix-turn-helix transcriptional regulator, coding for MPKAKTGLTTSEYVVLGLLQGRAAYGYELQRHLSGGAGLARACPIEPAMVYAVLKSLSGLELIDGHWDTSQYPPRAVYTATPEGEAAFERWLRHPVGRMREVRSDFLAKLYFALERDAALARELAQAQVAACEEYERRLRDELGGVEEGSFDAIVLKSKLTAALSTREWIEEWLRESRSSR
- the modA gene encoding molybdate ABC transporter substrate-binding protein yields the protein MAARVAIVALTMAALAGLVACGGGRDAGNGSILVVAAADLRFAFDEIEKAFEGECRCRVEITFGSSGAFAAQIEQGLPADVFFSADTGYVASLESKGLILEGSARTYASGRIVLAKNRRVEGKLETPGDLLSPAFRRIAIANPAHAPYGSAAREVLANAALWDLLQPRLVLGESAFQSAQFIEAGDAQAGIIPLSLAIGLRDRLDYVLIERSQHTPLRQVAGVIRRSRSPGLARSFVDFVCGPRGREILARYGFEAAED
- the modB gene encoding molybdate ABC transporter permease subunit translates to MDPGAIDLSDLRLTLQVSFGATLLCVAIGLPIAWLLARHEFRGKAIVEALTTLPLVLPPTVVGFYLLRAAGRSSPVGRFLEDEIGVRLVFTWEGAAIAAAVLSAPLLIRSAQAGFAEVDPELERVAATLGRTPLGVFFTITLPLAIRGVAAGVGLAFARAAGEFGATVMVAGNIPGRTRTMSVAVYDAVQAGDFERANATALVLILMSVASLAVFSWLTFLVRRA